In Trifolium pratense cultivar HEN17-A07 linkage group LG7, ARS_RC_1.1, whole genome shotgun sequence, a genomic segment contains:
- the LOC123896008 gene encoding uncharacterized protein LOC123896008, with translation MQDFAEQSGFKLITSTPCYAQANGQVEAANKVIIGLIKRHVAQKPKNWHKTLDQVLWACRNSPKESTGSTPFQLTYGHDAVLPVEIMMQSIRVQRQLELPPDHYWNLMLDELVDVDEERLQALDALIRQKERIAKAYNKKVKSKTFDVGEIIGNKRYPLRLSKMPLPPSISRKWHFWGAICWA, from the coding sequence ATGCAAGATTTTGCTGAGCAATCAGGCTTTAAGTTAATAACTTCGACGCCTTGttatgctcaagcaaatggACAAGTTGAAGCAGCTAACAAGGTCATAATTGGTTTAATTAAAAGACACGTGGCTcaaaagccaaagaattggcataaGACTTTAGATCAAGTCCTATGGGCATGCAGAAATTCTCCTAAGGAATCCACAGGTTCGACGCCTTTTCAACTAACTTATGGTCATGATGCTGTGTTGCCtgttgaaataatgatgcaATCAATTCGAGTGCAAAGGCAACTAGAATTACCTCCTGACCATTATTGGAATTTAATGTTAGATGAGTTGGTAGATGTGGATGAGGAGAGGTTGCAAGCGTTGGATGCTTTAATTCGACAAAAGGAAAGAATTGCTAAAGCATACAATAAAAAGGTTAAGTCCAAAACCTTCGACGTAGGAGAAATAATTGGAAATAAAAGATATCCATTAAGACTTTCAAAAATGCCACTCCCTCCTTCGATAagtcgaaaatggcatttttggggggcaatttgttgggCATAA